From Myxocyprinus asiaticus isolate MX2 ecotype Aquarium Trade chromosome 25, UBuf_Myxa_2, whole genome shotgun sequence, one genomic window encodes:
- the si:dkey-177p2.6 gene encoding SERTA domain-containing protein 2 isoform X4, whose product MLGRGVKRKLSAHEDPAQDMPYPQQRQLVLDLCLDKLQSCQRRAEPSLHRSVLLANTLRQIQQEMRQEGEICLPPAPLISSHHHPSTPSHFPDLPPVPLECPPPLTGALSPSFPLKTAEDEEVQLGGVENKTLFPSLAGEDARSSDALFCTFEITNSTSYLTDLPLDDIFEDIDTSMYDSSDISVLAFPGQRSGGVDDGLKSLSSCTSNSSLQFCLSDLNDLDHIMEILVRS is encoded by the coding sequence ATGTTGGGCCGAGGGGTGAAACGTAAGCTGAGTGCACATGAGGACCCTGCCCAGGACATGCCATATCCTCAGCAGAGGCAGCTGGTGCTGGACTTGTGTCTGGACAAGCTACAAAGCTGCCAGCGCCGGGCTGAACCTAGCCTGCACCGTTCGGTTCTGCTGGCCAACACCCTCCGCCAGATTCAGCAGGAAATGAGACAGGAGGGGGAAATCTGTTTGCCACCAGCCCCACTCATCTCCTCGCACCATCACCCCTCCACCCCAAGCCACTTTCCTGACCTGCCGCCCGTGCCCTTAGAATGTCCTCCACCCCTAACTGGAGCACTGTCTCCTTCATTTCCCCTCAAAACAGCAGAGGATGAGGAGGTCCAGTTGGGTGGTGTCGAAAATAAGACTCTTTTCCCATCCCTCGCAGGTGAGGACGCAAGGTCATCAGATGCgctcttctgcacatttgagatcaCAAATTCCACCAGCTACTTGACCGACTTGCCACTAGACGACATCTTTGAGGACATCGACACGTCGATGTACGACTCTTCTGACATTTCTGTTCTAGCGTTTCCTGGGCAGAGAAGTGGCGGAGTGGACGATGGCCTCAAGAGCCTTTCCAGCTGCACCTCCAACAGCAGCCTACAATTCTGTCTCTCAGATCTCAATGACCTGGACCACATTATGGAAATCCTGGTGCGCTCCTGA
- the si:dkey-177p2.6 gene encoding SERTA domain-containing protein 2 isoform X3, with amino-acid sequence MNRYQLSVTQLQICKLYMLGRGVKRKLSAHEDPAQDMPYPQQRQLVLDLCLDKLQSCQRRAEPSLHRSVLLANTLRQIQQEMRQEGEICLPPAPLISSHHHPSTPSHFPDLPPVPLECPPPLTGALSPSFPLKTAEDEEVQLGGVENKTLFPSLAGEDARSSDALFCTFEITNSTSYLTDLPLDDIFEDIDTSMYDSSDISVLAFPGQRSGGVDDGLKSLSSCTSNSSLQFCLSDLNDLDHIMEILVRS; translated from the coding sequence ATACATGTTGGGCCGAGGGGTGAAACGTAAGCTGAGTGCACATGAGGACCCTGCCCAGGACATGCCATATCCTCAGCAGAGGCAGCTGGTGCTGGACTTGTGTCTGGACAAGCTACAAAGCTGCCAGCGCCGGGCTGAACCTAGCCTGCACCGTTCGGTTCTGCTGGCCAACACCCTCCGCCAGATTCAGCAGGAAATGAGACAGGAGGGGGAAATCTGTTTGCCACCAGCCCCACTCATCTCCTCGCACCATCACCCCTCCACCCCAAGCCACTTTCCTGACCTGCCGCCCGTGCCCTTAGAATGTCCTCCACCCCTAACTGGAGCACTGTCTCCTTCATTTCCCCTCAAAACAGCAGAGGATGAGGAGGTCCAGTTGGGTGGTGTCGAAAATAAGACTCTTTTCCCATCCCTCGCAGGTGAGGACGCAAGGTCATCAGATGCgctcttctgcacatttgagatcaCAAATTCCACCAGCTACTTGACCGACTTGCCACTAGACGACATCTTTGAGGACATCGACACGTCGATGTACGACTCTTCTGACATTTCTGTTCTAGCGTTTCCTGGGCAGAGAAGTGGCGGAGTGGACGATGGCCTCAAGAGCCTTTCCAGCTGCACCTCCAACAGCAGCCTACAATTCTGTCTCTCAGATCTCAATGACCTGGACCACATTATGGAAATCCTGGTGCGCTCCTGA